Proteins encoded by one window of Dreissena polymorpha isolate Duluth1 chromosome 11, UMN_Dpol_1.0, whole genome shotgun sequence:
- the LOC127849502 gene encoding uncharacterized protein LOC127849502 isoform X1 — MNEGINMENETLTTTSVNDENNITAESANIITIRNAYNTAEVNREETDNKPETMSNRQLMIIVAVVGAAIVIATNASICTYWKMKTRSRAERQTLTIMLSDIETTTEENTHVHYYEIEDTPSNVGYDGSAVPDFLNTIASTDNFVNIPQVHYENIALTAPTELSNIIQINTMEHQDNTVPTQAIGINNICKIPRKHSTVVSTSSSSQTFRTAQEHDGFMTLADINIFDGAVADSNGPNDPPRHSGAVFRTDVECSHYENLDPTSRDANSQYTTLV; from the exons AAAACAATATCACAGCGGAAAGCGCCAATATCATCACGATACGCAATGCATACAATACGGCGGAAGTTAATCGCGAGGAAACGGATAACAAACCCGAGA CAATGTCTAACAGGCAGTTAATGATCATCGTGGCAGTTGTGGGTGCAGCGATTGTTATTGCAACCAATGCGTCCATTTGCACCTATTGGAAAATGAAAACCCGTTCAAGGG CAGAAAGGCAAACATTGACGATTATGCTGAGCGATATAGAGACCACCACTGAAGAAAACACACACGTTCATTATTATGAAATCGAGGACACACCAAGCAATGTCGGTTATGACGGTTCTGCGGTGCCTGATTTTCTTAACACAATAGCATCAACAGACAACTTCGTAAATATCCCACAAGTCCACTACGAAAATATTGCGCTAACGGCACCAACTGAACTCAGCAATATCATCCAGATAAACACCATGGAACACCAAGACAACACCGTCCCAACACAAGCAATCGGAATTAATAACATTTGTAAGATACCTCGCAAACACAGCACGGTGGTTTCAACATCCAGTAGCAGCCAGACCTTCAGAACAGCGCAAGAACATGATGGTTTTATGACATTAGCCGATATCAACATTTTTGACG GTGCTGTTGCCGATTCAAATGGCCCTAACGATCCGCCTCGTCACAG CGGTGCTGTATTTAGGACGGACGTGGAATGCAGTCATTACGAAAATCTTGATCCAACCTCACGGGATGCAAACTCGCAGTACACCACACTCGTTTGA
- the LOC127849502 gene encoding uncharacterized protein LOC127849502 isoform X2, with protein MNEGINMENETLTTTSVNDENNITAESANIITIRNAYNTAEVNREETDNKPETMSNRQLMIIVAVVGAAIVIATNASICTYWKMKTRSRERQTLTIMLSDIETTTEENTHVHYYEIEDTPSNVGYDGSAVPDFLNTIASTDNFVNIPQVHYENIALTAPTELSNIIQINTMEHQDNTVPTQAIGINNICKIPRKHSTVVSTSSSSQTFRTAQEHDGFMTLADINIFDGAVADSNGPNDPPRHSGAVFRTDVECSHYENLDPTSRDANSQYTTLV; from the exons AAAACAATATCACAGCGGAAAGCGCCAATATCATCACGATACGCAATGCATACAATACGGCGGAAGTTAATCGCGAGGAAACGGATAACAAACCCGAGA CAATGTCTAACAGGCAGTTAATGATCATCGTGGCAGTTGTGGGTGCAGCGATTGTTATTGCAACCAATGCGTCCATTTGCACCTATTGGAAAATGAAAACCCGTTCAAGGG AAAGGCAAACATTGACGATTATGCTGAGCGATATAGAGACCACCACTGAAGAAAACACACACGTTCATTATTATGAAATCGAGGACACACCAAGCAATGTCGGTTATGACGGTTCTGCGGTGCCTGATTTTCTTAACACAATAGCATCAACAGACAACTTCGTAAATATCCCACAAGTCCACTACGAAAATATTGCGCTAACGGCACCAACTGAACTCAGCAATATCATCCAGATAAACACCATGGAACACCAAGACAACACCGTCCCAACACAAGCAATCGGAATTAATAACATTTGTAAGATACCTCGCAAACACAGCACGGTGGTTTCAACATCCAGTAGCAGCCAGACCTTCAGAACAGCGCAAGAACATGATGGTTTTATGACATTAGCCGATATCAACATTTTTGACG GTGCTGTTGCCGATTCAAATGGCCCTAACGATCCGCCTCGTCACAG CGGTGCTGTATTTAGGACGGACGTGGAATGCAGTCATTACGAAAATCTTGATCCAACCTCACGGGATGCAAACTCGCAGTACACCACACTCGTTTGA
- the LOC127849502 gene encoding uncharacterized protein LOC127849502 isoform X3 — MSNRQLMIIVAVVGAAIVIATNASICTYWKMKTRSRAERQTLTIMLSDIETTTEENTHVHYYEIEDTPSNVGYDGSAVPDFLNTIASTDNFVNIPQVHYENIALTAPTELSNIIQINTMEHQDNTVPTQAIGINNICKIPRKHSTVVSTSSSSQTFRTAQEHDGFMTLADINIFDGAVADSNGPNDPPRHSGAVFRTDVECSHYENLDPTSRDANSQYTTLV, encoded by the exons ATGTCTAACAGGCAGTTAATGATCATCGTGGCAGTTGTGGGTGCAGCGATTGTTATTGCAACCAATGCGTCCATTTGCACCTATTGGAAAATGAAAACCCGTTCAAGGG CAGAAAGGCAAACATTGACGATTATGCTGAGCGATATAGAGACCACCACTGAAGAAAACACACACGTTCATTATTATGAAATCGAGGACACACCAAGCAATGTCGGTTATGACGGTTCTGCGGTGCCTGATTTTCTTAACACAATAGCATCAACAGACAACTTCGTAAATATCCCACAAGTCCACTACGAAAATATTGCGCTAACGGCACCAACTGAACTCAGCAATATCATCCAGATAAACACCATGGAACACCAAGACAACACCGTCCCAACACAAGCAATCGGAATTAATAACATTTGTAAGATACCTCGCAAACACAGCACGGTGGTTTCAACATCCAGTAGCAGCCAGACCTTCAGAACAGCGCAAGAACATGATGGTTTTATGACATTAGCCGATATCAACATTTTTGACG GTGCTGTTGCCGATTCAAATGGCCCTAACGATCCGCCTCGTCACAG CGGTGCTGTATTTAGGACGGACGTGGAATGCAGTCATTACGAAAATCTTGATCCAACCTCACGGGATGCAAACTCGCAGTACACCACACTCGTTTGA